In Dyadobacter sp. CECT 9275, the following proteins share a genomic window:
- a CDS encoding SusC/RagA family TonB-linked outer membrane protein, producing MKTSILTTGKRICLLVSVWLLCAGTIAPLAFGNRMAPNGKKAIAERTITGKITAEKDGIGLPGVNVLLKGTTTGSSTDVNGNFSIVVGDAPGQVLIVSFIGYQSQEIPVGNSSVIDVVLKESAETLNEVVVTALGISKSKRALGYATTSFNSGDIEAAGTSNPLKSLDGKTTGVQMNSLNSSPTSSVMFNIRGATSLAGIMKGNDAKSNINNATQPLIVLNGVPLMSNSVGTTAGIDVGNYMNSINPNDIESISILKGASASALYGSSAGNGVILITTKSGAQAKRGLGISVNSAVSFDRAYSAPPVQRQFFQGGEEGEPMTDDKKGLGWAVNDTKNNVDPLWRWDIVNQKWEKSILEARGDQNPLLAFLKTGVMLDNNVAVTGNYDKGNYRVNVGNMTYSGVIPSNKTIRTNVSFDAQYKVNKKVTITSMASYSRTFAPNQSHIQGKREDNPLAHAMSMPINMPKMSVWKDANTWLTDWTGTYQNTPYLNNPGEARLSRVNAQGFDKAVGKNGPYFAAQNVIRTFAKDIVFGKIQLDWKLIDPLNLTVRTGMNHENFAFERKTPWGSERAEKGGYEQQNSNNVSVNTDVLLSFNKNFLDDQLSLDALGGFSYKFNEANSSGFGGSELATPNSFNYASLPAAVRQAASFDRGYSTRNYGAYATATLGWKGTLYLEVTGRNDWAGILPSEKASHFYPGASLSWIATETFKMGPAINLIKLRGSYSQTGYGIGNPVNLDSYGINGNTWGGVQMGTIGGTLVDADIDPELNVTQEIGLDFRALNSRVTGEFTAYSKNHINQIQNLPVVGSSGFSSVLTNMGSVISKGIELSLRFVPIRTKDWEVGVGGNLSTFNSKIEKLDSRFAEKFYGYAGTANLSLFKGSKVGDMYAQAPIPYIQSGKYKGMMLTGMSGIIEEAVTTTDHIRKYGYLGNMNPKAIMGFNADAKYKNFRLNVVTSLRVGGVFISETQKIMIDDGMADIKKIYGKDYDKLFTGGRFAGGLPSMPNPDATFTEAGFEDYREKMQSVMPLYNGDPRYFGYWNAVYIDPNYDLSNLTAEEKLSLPDAAYIKNGDDPNKTIYLNPYAMEGNELWSGAQFRTHDATSFKIKEINLTYQFDKAFVQKLHLQDLSLTFFTKNVMFWAKNRMNEDPETAFNDGVSGMGVAQFGLPPMRTMGLKLGVSF from the coding sequence ATGAAAACCTCTATTTTAACCACCGGGAAGAGGATATGTCTCCTGGTAAGTGTGTGGCTGCTTTGCGCAGGTACCATCGCACCCCTTGCTTTTGGAAACCGAATGGCGCCGAATGGTAAAAAAGCCATTGCCGAGCGTACCATCACCGGAAAAATCACTGCAGAAAAAGATGGCATCGGACTTCCTGGCGTCAACGTTCTTTTAAAAGGAACCACCACAGGGAGCTCTACAGACGTGAATGGTAACTTTTCCATCGTTGTAGGCGACGCACCTGGCCAGGTACTGATCGTTTCTTTTATCGGGTATCAGTCACAGGAAATACCTGTTGGCAACAGCTCGGTGATTGATGTAGTGCTGAAAGAAAGTGCTGAAACACTGAACGAAGTAGTTGTAACAGCCCTCGGTATCTCCAAATCAAAAAGAGCCCTCGGGTATGCTACCACCTCTTTTAATTCCGGTGATATTGAAGCAGCCGGAACATCCAACCCTTTGAAATCATTGGATGGAAAAACAACCGGGGTTCAGATGAACAGCCTAAACTCCTCACCTACCTCATCCGTGATGTTCAACATTCGTGGAGCAACTTCGCTGGCAGGTATCATGAAAGGAAATGACGCTAAGTCTAACATCAATAATGCAACTCAGCCACTGATCGTTTTGAACGGGGTACCTTTGATGTCCAACAGTGTGGGTACTACCGCGGGTATCGATGTAGGTAACTACATGAACTCTATCAACCCGAATGATATCGAAAGCATTTCCATCCTGAAAGGTGCCAGTGCTTCCGCTCTTTATGGTTCTTCTGCGGGTAACGGGGTAATCCTGATTACCACAAAATCAGGAGCGCAGGCTAAAAGAGGCCTTGGCATTTCAGTAAACAGTGCTGTTTCATTTGACCGTGCCTATAGCGCACCTCCGGTTCAAAGACAGTTCTTCCAGGGTGGAGAAGAAGGAGAGCCGATGACCGATGACAAAAAAGGGCTTGGCTGGGCTGTTAATGATACAAAAAACAATGTTGATCCTCTATGGAGATGGGATATCGTGAACCAGAAGTGGGAGAAGTCAATTCTGGAAGCGCGCGGTGACCAAAATCCTTTGCTTGCATTCCTGAAAACGGGCGTCATGCTGGACAACAACGTGGCTGTAACAGGAAACTACGACAAAGGAAATTACAGGGTCAACGTAGGAAATATGACCTATTCGGGTGTTATCCCAAGCAACAAAACGATTCGTACCAACGTATCCTTTGATGCCCAATACAAAGTCAATAAAAAAGTGACGATCACTTCCATGGCTTCGTATTCGCGCACGTTTGCTCCTAACCAGTCGCACATTCAGGGAAAAAGAGAAGATAACCCGCTTGCCCATGCGATGTCTATGCCGATCAACATGCCAAAAATGTCGGTATGGAAAGATGCCAACACCTGGCTGACTGACTGGACCGGTACTTACCAGAATACGCCTTACCTGAACAACCCTGGTGAAGCTCGTTTGAGCCGTGTAAACGCGCAGGGCTTTGACAAAGCTGTTGGTAAAAACGGCCCTTATTTTGCTGCCCAAAATGTAATCAGAACATTTGCCAAAGACATCGTTTTCGGAAAAATTCAGCTGGACTGGAAATTGATTGATCCGCTTAATCTGACGGTACGTACCGGTATGAACCATGAGAATTTCGCGTTCGAACGCAAAACACCATGGGGTTCAGAAAGAGCGGAAAAAGGTGGATATGAGCAGCAGAACTCCAACAACGTTTCCGTGAATACCGATGTTCTGCTTTCATTTAATAAAAACTTCCTGGATGATCAGTTGTCTCTGGACGCTTTGGGAGGTTTCTCTTACAAATTCAATGAAGCAAACAGTTCGGGCTTCGGTGGAAGCGAATTAGCTACACCCAACTCGTTCAATTATGCATCGCTGCCAGCGGCTGTAAGACAAGCTGCCTCATTTGACAGAGGATATTCTACCAGAAACTACGGTGCTTATGCCACTGCAACCCTTGGATGGAAAGGTACCCTTTACCTTGAAGTTACAGGACGTAATGACTGGGCCGGTATTCTTCCAAGTGAAAAAGCCAGCCATTTTTACCCTGGTGCATCGCTAAGCTGGATTGCAACGGAAACATTTAAAATGGGACCAGCCATCAATCTTATAAAACTGAGAGGAAGTTATTCTCAAACTGGTTATGGTATCGGGAACCCTGTTAACCTGGATAGCTATGGAATTAATGGCAATACCTGGGGTGGTGTACAGATGGGAACGATCGGTGGTACCCTTGTAGATGCCGATATCGATCCTGAGCTGAACGTAACTCAGGAAATTGGTCTTGACTTCAGAGCGCTTAACAGCAGAGTAACGGGAGAATTTACTGCTTATTCTAAAAACCACATTAACCAGATCCAGAACCTTCCGGTGGTAGGGTCATCAGGTTTCAGTTCCGTGCTGACCAACATGGGATCTGTTATTTCCAAGGGTATTGAACTTTCCTTAAGATTTGTACCTATCCGTACCAAAGACTGGGAAGTAGGTGTTGGTGGTAACCTGTCCACTTTCAATTCTAAAATTGAAAAGCTGGATTCCAGATTTGCCGAGAAGTTTTATGGTTATGCGGGTACTGCAAACTTATCACTCTTCAAAGGATCCAAAGTGGGTGACATGTATGCTCAGGCGCCCATTCCTTACATCCAAAGCGGAAAGTACAAAGGCATGATGCTGACGGGTATGAGCGGTATCATCGAGGAAGCTGTTACAACAACAGACCACATCAGAAAGTATGGTTACCTGGGTAATATGAACCCCAAGGCGATCATGGGCTTTAATGCGGATGCCAAATACAAAAATTTCAGACTGAACGTGGTTACCAGCCTGAGAGTGGGTGGTGTGTTCATTTCTGAAACACAGAAAATCATGATTGATGATGGTATGGCCGACATCAAGAAGATCTATGGCAAAGACTATGACAAATTATTTACCGGTGGTCGTTTCGCGGGTGGTCTGCCAAGCATGCCAAATCCGGATGCAACATTCACAGAAGCTGGCTTTGAGGATTACAGAGAGAAAATGCAGAGTGTAATGCCGTTGTACAATGGTGACCCAAGATATTTCGGATACTGGAATGCCGTTTACATTGACCCTAATTACGATCTGTCTAACCTGACAGCAGAGGAAAAACTGAGCCTTCCTGACGCAGCGTATATCAAAAATGGTGATGATCCTAACAAAACCATTTATCTGAATCCATACGCAATGGAAGGAAATGAATTATGGTCAGGTGCACAATTCAGAACGCACGATGCAACTTCATTCAAGATAAAGGAAATCAATCTAACCTATCAATTCGATAAGGCCTTTGTTCAGAAACTTCATTTGCAGGATCTGTCGCTCACCTTTTTCACCAAAAACGTTATGTTCTGGGCTAAAAACCGGATGAACGAGGACCCTGAAACTGCTTTCAACGATGGTGTTTCCGGTATGGGTGTGGCGCAATTTGGATTACCTCCAATGCGTACAATGGGCTTAAAGCTTGGAGTTAGCTTTTGA
- a CDS encoding sensor histidine kinase, with protein sequence MGDLIFTHDWTNTPLGTIDKWPRSLRTTLGIMLHSAFPMFLFWGKDRICFYNDAYRPSLGVSGKHPAIGKPAQEVWPEIWEFIGDLISTVYVTGVPQWFQDKLVPIYRNGRIEDVYWTFSYSPAYGDDGQIGGVLVTCMETTSTVLARKQIEETVTERTRELEQANASVRQLNAYLQDIINSFKQPLQVLEPVFEEGVIVDFRYRLTNQAYANCANTTPEAIQNKRVSEIFPGYLKTTSFSNVAKTYLSGETDTWMIHYDQDGLDLYNEMTAIKMENEVILHFADFTKLKYLEFELLKKITELENSNNNLEAFAHAASHDLKEPIRKIQIFSSRLRMQLAERMDERDLAMFNSIENASKRMSRMIDDLLLYAQFSMLPPEKEKVDLNVTIQQVLEDLEVSILETGTSVILADLPVVKVYGRQLHQMFQNLLSNSVKYRNPDVPLRIDISYQPRTEDGKPYHLIEVRDNGMGFEQEFAAKIFQLFTRLHNGGAQSGSGIGLSTVKKVIDNHNGMVRVESKVGIGTSFQVLLPVN encoded by the coding sequence ATGGGGGACCTGATTTTCACCCACGATTGGACCAACACCCCTCTGGGAACTATTGACAAGTGGCCGCGTAGCCTGCGTACTACTTTGGGAATAATGTTACACTCCGCTTTCCCAATGTTTCTGTTTTGGGGGAAAGATCGTATTTGCTTCTATAACGATGCTTACCGCCCCAGCCTGGGAGTAAGCGGAAAACACCCGGCCATAGGAAAACCCGCACAGGAGGTATGGCCTGAGATATGGGAATTCATTGGTGATTTGATTAGCACGGTATATGTTACGGGAGTGCCCCAATGGTTTCAGGATAAACTGGTGCCGATCTATCGGAATGGCCGGATTGAAGATGTATACTGGACCTTCAGCTATAGTCCCGCATATGGAGATGATGGTCAGATAGGAGGTGTACTGGTGACCTGTATGGAGACTACATCCACGGTATTGGCGCGGAAACAGATAGAGGAAACGGTTACCGAAAGAACAAGGGAGTTGGAACAGGCGAATGCTTCGGTACGGCAGCTAAACGCCTATCTTCAGGATATTATCAATTCTTTTAAGCAGCCGCTTCAGGTACTTGAGCCGGTATTTGAGGAAGGTGTAATTGTTGACTTTCGATATCGGTTAACCAACCAGGCATACGCGAATTGCGCGAATACCACTCCTGAGGCCATTCAAAACAAAAGGGTTAGTGAAATTTTCCCGGGTTATCTGAAAACTACAAGTTTCTCGAACGTAGCCAAAACCTACCTGTCGGGCGAGACAGATACCTGGATGATTCATTACGATCAGGATGGGCTTGACCTGTACAACGAGATGACCGCCATTAAAATGGAGAATGAGGTAATTCTTCATTTTGCTGATTTTACAAAACTGAAATACCTGGAGTTTGAATTGCTTAAGAAAATTACTGAGCTGGAAAATTCTAACAATAATCTGGAAGCTTTCGCTCATGCTGCATCGCATGATCTTAAGGAACCCATCCGAAAGATTCAGATTTTCTCAAGCCGGCTCAGAATGCAGCTCGCCGAGCGGATGGACGAACGTGATCTGGCCATGTTTAACTCGATTGAGAATGCATCCAAACGGATGAGTCGTATGATTGACGATCTGCTTTTGTACGCACAGTTTAGCATGTTGCCCCCAGAAAAAGAGAAGGTCGATCTGAACGTGACGATTCAGCAGGTATTGGAGGATCTTGAAGTGAGTATCCTGGAAACCGGCACTTCTGTTATCCTGGCCGATCTTCCGGTTGTGAAAGTTTATGGAAGACAGCTTCATCAGATGTTTCAGAACTTGTTGAGCAATTCTGTGAAGTATCGTAATCCTGACGTTCCCCTCCGTATTGACATTTCATACCAGCCCCGGACTGAAGACGGTAAGCCATATCATCTTATTGAAGTTCGGGATAACGGAATGGGTTTTGAGCAGGAATTTGCGGCTAAAATATTCCAGTTGTTCACCCGCCTGCATAATGGCGGAGCGCAATCAGGAAGTGGTATCGGCCTTTCCACAGTGAAAAAGGTGATTGATAATCACAATGGTATGGTAAGGGTTGAAAGTAAGGTAGGAATCGGCACTTCGTTCCAGGTGCTTTTGCCGGTGAACTGA